The following nucleotide sequence is from Halobacillus mangrovi.
ACGGGACAGCGGAAATTGCAAGCGTCGAAGCGGATGCGATTGCCTTCCGTCTGACTCAGTCTGAGGATTGTATTGTTTTCAAAACGAACCGGGAAATCGTTCCAGGTGAAAACTATGATGTCCAAAAGGAAGGTGACCTCTTCTATCTTCATTCTCGGAACCATGCAAAGGTGGATGATCAGCTGACTGTCCGTTTCCAGCCCGTACGCTAAGGTTTCTCATTAAAACTTTAAGGGGGTGGGGGATGAACGGATCTGTACCAATTGTGATCGAATCAGTAGGGACGGAAATGATATCTCAAATCTTGTATTCACAGAAAGGGAGATTACTATGAAAATCCTATACCTTGATATTGATTCTCTAAGACCAGATCATCTAGGGGTATACGGGTACCATCGCAACACCTCACCAAATATAGATCGTATTGCAGAAAAAGGAGTTCGATTTACGAATTATTATGCCTCCGATGCTCCTTGTGCTCCTTCTAGGAATGCACTATTCAGTTCGCGCTTCGGCATTCATACCGGATCGGTCAACCATGGAGGACTCGATGCGGACGTAAGACCGATCGGAAAAGATCGCCCATTTAACCTTCATCATAGCCCTTATCAGGCATGGGTGGATGGCCTTCGTGTCAAAGGACATCATACGACGATGATCAGTCCATTCCCTGGACGCCATGCGAAATGGAACGTATTAGAAGGGTTTCTAGAAGTACATGATACCAACAAACAGGCAGGGGAAACCGCTGGTGATGTATCCAAAGAAGCTATCCGTTGGATCAAAGGACGGGGAACGGAAAAAGAGGATTGGTTTTTATATTTGAACTTCTGGGATCCTCACACGCCTTACCGTACACCTGAAGATTATGGGAATCCGTTTGAGAATGATCCAGCCCCAGACTGGCTGACTGATGACATTATTGCTCAACATAGAGAAAGTTATGGACCGATGAGTGCTACAGATCTTCCAGCAAGAGATCAATGGCCGAATCTCCCAGAAGAAATTACAAATGTAGAAGACTTCAAGCGATGGATCGATGGCTATGATACCGCGATCCGTCACGTCGATGATCATATAGGGATGCTCCTTGATGCCCTGGACGAGGAAGGAATGCTTGAAGAAACAATGATCATCATTTCGGCCGATCACGGGGAAAACCAAGGGGAGTTGAATGTGTATGGAGATCACCAGACGGCCGATCACATTACAAGCCGTATTCCTCTGATCATGTCTGGTCCCGATCTGAAACAAGGTCATGTCGATGAAGATTTCCACTACCAGATCGATGTAGGTCCGACCTTGACGGAGTTGGTGGAAGGAGAACTGCGAGAAAAATGGGACGGAACGAGTTTTCTTCCTGCCATTACGAAAGGTGAAGAAGCAGGAAGACCGTATCTCGTGGTAAGTCAGATGGCCTGGAGCTGTCAGCGTGGTGTTCGATTTGATAACTGGATGATGATCCGAACATATCATGATGGATTGAAAGACTTCCCAGACTTGATGCTATTTGACATTGAAAAGGATCCTCATGAAACGACCAACCTTGTAGATGAGAAACCTGAGGTTGTCGGAAAAGGAATGAGACTCCTCGACGAATGGGTAGCGGAGCAGATGGCTTCCTCAGACTCTCCCATCGATCCGATGTGGAATGTCATTCATGAAGGCGGTCCGTTCCATACAAGAGGGGATTACGATAAACATGTGCAAAGACTCAGAGCCCGTGATAAACATGAAGCCGCCAATCGATTAGAGTCGCGCCATCAAAAATTTATGAATTTTTACAACGAATAAGGGAGTAGTGGACTTGGATGTACACGACAGAGCTTTATAAAGAATTACCAGATAATGTCAAAAGCTTTTTTGATCGACAGTATGAAGATTCTTATCGTCTATTAGATGCGTCCCGTCATCCAGAGACAGGTTTATATGCCGATGGTTGGATGGCGTTTGAAGAAAACCCTGAGAAAAAATGCTCCATCGCGGCGACCGGCGTTGGTTTAATCGGTCTTTGTGTCGCTGATATGGAAGGCTGGGACGAGCAGGCTGCGGAAAAAGTCATCATCACCTTAAGCGCTGCCTTAGGAAAAATCGATAACTGCCAGCCTGCTCGTGATGAGAAAACCGGATTTTTTGCTCACTTTGTAGATATGGAAACAGGAGAAAACCTGAGCTCTGAAATCTCGACCATTGATACGTCATTATTAGTGGCTGGTGCGCTGTTTGCTGGGCAGCACTTCAAAAAGACCGTACCTCAAATCGATGTCATGGCGAATGAACTTTTGAATGAGATCGACTGGAGCGTCGTAGTCGCTGATATCGATACAGGTTCCATCAACATGGTGGTAAAAGATGGAGAAGGAATCATGTCACTTCCAGCCTATAATGAATATGTGCTGGTCGCTCATCTAGCTATGCTGGGCCAGCCGG
It contains:
- a CDS encoding sulfatase family protein, whose translation is MKILYLDIDSLRPDHLGVYGYHRNTSPNIDRIAEKGVRFTNYYASDAPCAPSRNALFSSRFGIHTGSVNHGGLDADVRPIGKDRPFNLHHSPYQAWVDGLRVKGHHTTMISPFPGRHAKWNVLEGFLEVHDTNKQAGETAGDVSKEAIRWIKGRGTEKEDWFLYLNFWDPHTPYRTPEDYGNPFENDPAPDWLTDDIIAQHRESYGPMSATDLPARDQWPNLPEEITNVEDFKRWIDGYDTAIRHVDDHIGMLLDALDEEGMLEETMIIISADHGENQGELNVYGDHQTADHITSRIPLIMSGPDLKQGHVDEDFHYQIDVGPTLTELVEGELREKWDGTSFLPAITKGEEAGRPYLVVSQMAWSCQRGVRFDNWMMIRTYHDGLKDFPDLMLFDIEKDPHETTNLVDEKPEVVGKGMRLLDEWVAEQMASSDSPIDPMWNVIHEGGPFHTRGDYDKHVQRLRARDKHEAANRLESRHQKFMNFYNE